A genomic stretch from Arachis stenosperma cultivar V10309 chromosome 3, arast.V10309.gnm1.PFL2, whole genome shotgun sequence includes:
- the LOC130970305 gene encoding GRAS family protein TF80-like, whose product MDSGSPYQWIREPRLEDSNTSNPFDLLYDCAKFVASGSIKNADIALENISHQLSPDGAAAQRTVTYFSEALASKIVKNLPGVDKALNSSKRLTAPEEILVQNYFYELFPFLKCAYLTANQVIVKAMEGEKIVHIIDLHCAEPVQWINLLMTLNERPEGPPHLRITSIHDKKEVLDQMNASLTREAEKLDFPLQFNPIVSTLEDLDIDSLPVRTGEALAICSVLQLHRLLATDDEALGRNSPAATMNLHRAVHMNRRTFAEWLERDMMNSYISSPISALSPPPLYPSPKMEAFLRDLRKLQPKLMVITEQETNLNGCNLVERVEKALYFYSALFDCLDSTVRRTSLERKKVESLLLGEQIKNIIASEGFERKERYEKLENWIRRLDLAGFVRLPLRDNDKLHAKEVLHNYGHKYMIREGHGCLLVCWGDRPLFSISAWSFRGLNLSL is encoded by the coding sequence GTTCACCGTACCAATGGATAAGGGAGCCGAGATTGGAAGACAGCAACACCTCAAATCCATTTGATCTTCTTTACGATTGTGCCAAATTTGTTGCATCAGGAAGCATAAAAAATGCAGACATAGCACTTGAAAACATCTCTCACCAGTTGTCTCCGGACGGCGCAGCAGCGCAGCGAACGGTGACTTATTTCAGCGAAGCTCTGGCTTCCAAGATAGTCAAGAATCTTCCAGGAGTAGACAAAGCTCTAAACTCCTCAAAGAGATTAACTGCTCCTGAAGAAATCCTTGTCCAGAACTACTTCTATGAGTTGTTTCCATTTCTGAAATGTGCTTacttgactgcaaatcaagtcATAGTTAAAGCAATGGAAGGCGAAAAAATTGTTCATATAATTGATCTGCATTGTGCAGAGCCGGTTCAATGGATTAACCTCTTGATGACATTGAATGAGCGTCCTGAAGGACCTCCTCATTTGAGGATCACAAGCATTCATGATAAGAAAGAGGTTTTAGATCAGATGAATGCTAGTTTGACAAGAGAAGCAGAGAAATTGGATTTTCCTTTGCAGTTCAATCCTATAGTTAGCACTTTAGAAGATCTTGACATTGATAGTTTGCCGGTTCGCACAGGCGAGGCGCTTGCAATTTGTTCTGTCTTGCAGCTGCATCGCCTTCTAGCCACAGATGATGAAGCTCTAGGGAGGAATTCCCCGGCTGCAACGATGAATCTGCATAGAGCAGTGCATATGAACCGAAGAACTTTCGCAGAGTGGCTCGAAAGAGATATGATGAATTCATATATTTCAAGTCCTATCTCTGCTTTGTCACCTCCTCCTCTGTATCCTTCACCTAAGATGGAAGCATTTTTAAGAGATCTTCGCAAACTGCAGCCGAAATTAATGGTGATAACTGAGCAAGAGACTAATCTTAATGGATGCAATCTTGTGGAGAGAGTTGAGAAAGCTTTATACTTCTACAGTGccttgtttgattgcttggatTCGACCGTGCGAAGAACTTCCTTGGAGAGGAAGAAAGTTGAGAGTTTGCTGCTTGGAGAGCAGATAAAGAACATCATTGCATCTGAGGGGTTTGAGAGAAAGGAGAGGTATGAGAAGCTTGAGAATTGGATTCGGCGGCTCGATCTGGCCGGTTTTGTGAGGCTGCCTTTGAGAGACAATGATAAGTTGCATGCTAAGGAGGTTTTGCACAACTATGGACACAAATATATGATTAGAGAAGGCCATGGTTGCTTACTTGTTTGTTGGGGTGATAGACCCCTTTTCTCCATTTCAGCATGGAGTTTTAGAGGATTAAATCTTTCTTTATAA
- the LOC130969965 gene encoding probable inactive purple acid phosphatase 27: MSNDPNYLNCKSKACSGSIKFHVINIRTDIEFVFFTGGFLTPCFVGRSKPLTFSNPKRPLYGHLSSTDSTSTSMRLTWVSGDNQPQQVQYANGKSATSVITTFSPDDMCSSALLPSPAKDFGWHDPGYIHSAVMTGLTPSTTFNYTYGSDSVGWSEQMKFLTPPAGGSDELRFITYSDMGKTPLDDSQEHYIQPGALSVISAIDEEVKSENVDSVFHIGDISYATGFLAEWDFFLSLINPVASRVSYMTAIGNHERDYVNSGSVYITPDSGGECGVAYETYFPMPTSAKDKPWYSIEQASVHFTVISTEHDWSQNSEQYAWMKKDMASVNRQKTPWLIFMGHRPMYTSDHSSADKNFVAAVEPLLLANKVDLVLFGHVHNYERTCSVYQNQCKAMPKKDSKGVDTYDHKNYSAPVHVVVGNAGFTLDQFPSSVDNWSLIRISEFGYLRAHATRNDLSLELVTADTKEVKDSFHITK, encoded by the exons ATGTCAAATGATCCGAATTACCTTAATTGCAAGAGCAAAGCATGCAGTGGTTCAATAAAATTCCACGTCATCAACATTAGAACAGACATCGAATTTGTGTTCTTCACTGGTGGATTCTTGACCCCATGCTTTGTTGGAAGGTCAAAACCTTTGACTTTTTCTAATCCTAAGAGGCCTCTCTATGGCCACCTCTCATCCACTGATTCTACTTCAACTTCT ATGAGATTAACATGGGTTAGTGGAGATAATCAACCTCAACAAGTTCAATATGCAAATGGGAAATCAGCTACCTCAGTGATCACTACATTTTCACCAGATGATATGTGCT CTTCAGCATTGCTTCCAAGTCCTGCTAAGGATTTTGGATGGCATGACCCTGGATACATCCATTCAGCAGTTATGACAGGACTTACTCCTTCAACCACCTTCAACTACACATACggaag TGATTCTGTTGGTTGGAGTGAACAAATGAAGTTTTTAACTCCACCTGCTGGAGGATCAGATGAACTAAGATTCATTACATATAGTGATATGGGAAAAACTCCTCTTGATGATTCACAAGAACATTACATTCAG CCAGGAGCACTTTCAGTTATTTCAGCTATAGATGAAGAAGTGAAATCTGAGAATGTAGACTCAGTGTTTCACATTGGAGACATAAGCTATGCCACTGGTTTTCTAGCAGAATGGGATTTCTTCCTTAGCCTTATTAATCCAGTAGCTTCCAGAGTTTCTTATATGACAGCAATTGGGAACCATGAGAG GGATTATGTGAATTCTGGTTCAGTATATATCACTCCTGATTCTGGTGGGGAATGTGGAGTAGCATATGAAACATATTTTCCAATGCCAACTTCAGCAAAGGATAAGCCTTGGTACTCTATTGAACAAGCAAGTGTTCATTTCACTGTTATATCAACTGAGCATGATTGGTCACAAAATTCTGAGCAG TATGCATGGATGAAAAAGGACATGGCTTCAGTTAATAGACAAAAAACTCCATGGCTAATATTCATGGG ACATAGGCCAATGTATACCTCAGATCATTCATCTGCTGACAAGAATTTTGTTGCAGCTGTGGAGCCATTGTTATTAGCCAATAAG GTTGATTTGGTTCTTTTTGGGCATGTGCATAATTATGAGAGAACTTGTTCTGTATATCAAAACCAATGTAAAGCCATGCCCAAAAAGGATTCAAAAGGAGTTGATACATATGATCATAAAAATTACAGTGCTCCTGTGCATGTTGTTGTTGGCAATGCTGGCTTCACCTTAGACCAATTTCCAAGCAGT GTGGATAACTGGAGTCTGATAAGGATTTCTGAATTTGGTTATTTGAGAGCACATGCTACTAGGAATGATTTGAGCTTAGAG CTCGTGACAGCGGATACGAAAGAAGTTAAGGACAGTTTCCATATTACCAAGTGA
- the LOC130965617 gene encoding GRAS family protein TF80-like — protein sequence MHLFDMIIALLGSAHGYPWFKGITSEPRGMLLKILVRNCAKYIECGNISDADSALAKISHLASSEGDRFQRLATYFSEALTCQLVNRSNLHGAHNILSKPLSTFEDSFAKGLFFELYPFQRVSYAVTNQAIIEAMTGLQGIHILDLSAPHDATQWVLFMQSLKERCSSSSSSSTRPQQRPYLKITCVHTNQEVLAQMKLRLTLEADKFFQFEFNDIVSTLENLNLDNLPILNGEPIAISIVLQLHRLLSTDDPPVPVAVSNQFFYQQSFADVIAKDSYNNNNHNVIINQSPNSALALATHHRLTQSPVPKMECFLHGLWKLQPKVMVIMEQESNVNGQSLTDRVDKALDFYDAFFKCLVTAPSVKKIFFERAMLGEQIKNIIACEGAERKERYEPLKAWISRLELAGFCAEAISLEGMLRGVTELQNFAHGYKIIRDEKFLFLCWNNNPLFSLSVWRYL from the exons ATGCATTTATTTGATATGATTATTGCATTGTTAGGTTCAGCACATGGATATCCCTGGTTCAAAGGGATTACTAGCGAGCCAAGGGGCATGCTCCTCAAAATTCTTGTGCGCAATTGTGCTAAGTACATTGAATGTGGCAACATCTCAGATGCAGATTCAGCATTAGCAAAAATTTCTCACCTTGCTTCCTCAGAAGGTGATCGATTCCAAAGGCTAGCAACTTATTTCAGTGAGGCACTTACATGCCAACTTGTGAATAGATCAAACCTCCATGGTGCACATAACATTCTATCAAAACCACTCTCAACTTTTGAAGACTCTTTTGCTAAGGGTTTATTCTTTGAACTCTATCCATTCCAAAGGGTATCTTATGCGGTTACAAATCAGGCCATTATTGAAGCCATGACAGGGCTTCAAGGTATTCATATACTTGATCTTAGTGCACCCCATGATGCTACTCAATGGGTCCTCTTTATGCAGAGTTTGAAAGAGCGTTgtagttcttcttcttcttcatcaactAGACCACAACAACGACCATATTTGAAGATCACTTGTGTGCATACAAATCAGGAGGTGTTAGCCCAAATGAAGTTGCGGTTGACATTGGAGGCTGACAAGTTTTTCCAATTCGAATTCAATGACATT GTGAGTACTTTAGAAAATTTAAACCTAGATAATTTGCCTATACTTAACGGAGAGCCTATTGCAATCAGTATTGTTCTTCAATTGCACCGCCTTTTAAGCACCGATGATCCACCTGTTCCAGTTGCAGTATCCAACCAATTCTTCTATCAACAAAGTTTTGCAGATGTGATTGCCAAGGACagttataataataacaatcacAATGTCATAATTAATCAAAGTCCTAATTCGGCATTGGCACTAGCAACTCATCATCGTTTAACTCAAAGCCCAGTGCCTAAGATGGAGTGTTTTCTGCACGGCCTCTGGAAGCTCCAGCCCAAAGTTATGGTCATCATGGAACAAGAATCAAACGTCAACGGACAATCCTTAACGGATCGGGTTGACAAAGCCTTGGATTTCTACGATGCGTTTTTTAAATGCTTGGTAACTGCACCGTCAGTGAAGAAGATCTTCTTTGAGAGAGCGATGTTGGGAGAGCAAATAAAGAATATAATTGCGTGTGAGGGAGCTGAGAGAAAAGAAAGGTATGAGCCGCTTAAGGCGTGGATCTCAAGGCTTGAACTTGCTGGGTTTTGCGCTGAAGCTATTAGCTTGGAGGGGATGTTAAGAGGAGTAACTGAATTGCAGAATTTTGCACATGGCTATAAGATTATTAGAGATGAAAAGTTTTTGTTTCTGTGTTGGAATAATAATCCACTCTTTTCTTTATCAGTCTGGAGATACttgtga
- the LOC130969411 gene encoding polygalacturonase QRT2-like: protein MSLLLRLFISLYITLASLGLCFSYYIEETFHHTNVEPYIVHHDGRFIKRKHEHFGLMMRANRAKTPHFSRSSGTISVNDFGARADGSDDSRAFEKAWNEACSSGVTLVVPERRTYTLKPIRFSGPCRPNTAFMIYGTIKAWPEMSAYEDDRKHWIVFDSVNNFRVDGGGTFNGNGKKWWQNSCKTNDNLPCKDAPTAVTFYQCKNLRVANVRLKDAQQMHVAFESCFNVIVSNVLVRAPGYSPNTDGIHVAETQNIVISDSDIGTGDDCISIVSGSQNVRATDITCGPGHGISIGSLGADNSEAVVSNVVVNRATLTGTSNGVRIKTWQGGSGYARNIKFLNIVMQNVTNPIIIDQNYCDQEKPCHQQNSGVQLSNVLYQNIRGTSASEVAIKFDCSRTVPCREIYLQDVILEPEDGGNGDTVATCQNVRYVNRGKFFPQCTPMRNQRGGRF, encoded by the exons atgtctTTATTACTAAGGCTATTTATCTCACTTTACATTACCCTTGCTTCATTAGGCTTATGTTTTAGCTATTATATAGAGGAAACATTTCATCACACAAATGTTGAACCATACATTGTTCATCATGATGGGAGATTTATCAAGAGAAAACATGAACACTTTGGCCTAATGATGAGAGCTAATAGAGCTAAAACCCCTCATTTTTCAAGGTCAAGTGGAACAATTAGTGTTAATGACTTTGGAGCCAGAGCTGATGGAAGTGACGACAGTCGG GCATTTGAAAAGGCTTGGAATGAAGCATGTTCTAGTGGGGTCACCCTTGTGGTGCCTGAAAGAAGGACCTACACTCTTAAGCCAATAAGATTTTCAGGTCCATGCAGACCCAACACTGCATTCATG aTATATGGAACAATAAAGGCATGGCCAGAGATGTCAGCATATGAAGATGATAGAAAACATTGGATTGTGTTTGATAGTGTCAACAACTTCAGAGTTGATGGTGGTGGCACTTTCAATGGCAATGGCAAAAAATGGTGGCAGAATTCATGCAAAACTAATGATAACCTT CCATGCAAAGATGCACCAACT GCTGTGACATTTTACCAATGCAAGAATTTGAGAGTGGCAAATGTGAGATTGAAAGATGCACAACAAATGCATGTGGCATTTGAGAGTTGCTTCAATGTTATAGTTTCCAATGTTCTTGTTAGAGCACCAGGATACAGTCCCAACACAGATGGAATTCATGTTGCTGAAACACAAAACATTGTTATAAGCGACAGTGACATTGGAACAG gtGATGATTGTATTTCAATAGTAAGTGGATCTCAAAATGTTAGAGCTACAGATATCACATGTGGACCAGGACATGGAATCAG CATTGGAAGCTTAGGAGCTGATAACTCTGAAGCTGTAGTGTCCAATGTGGTTGTGAACAGAGCCACCTTAACAGGAACAAGTAATGGAGTTAGAATCAAGACATGGCAG GGAGGTTCTGGTTATGCAAGGAACATAAAGTTTTTGAACATAGTGATGCAAAATGTGACAAATCCCATAATCATAGATCAAAACTACTGTGATCAAGAAAAGCCATGCCATCAGCAGAACTCAGGAGTTCAACTGAGCAATGTGCTTTACCAAAACATCAGAGGAACAAGTGCTTCAGAAGTGGCTATAAAATTTGATTGCAGCAGAACAGTGCCATGCAGAGAAATCTACCTTCAGGATGTGATATTAGAACCAGAAGATGGTGGCAATGGCGACACGGTTGCCACGTGTCAGAATGTAAGATATGTGAACCGAGGGAAGTTTTTCCCTCAATGCACTCCAATGAGAAATCAAAGGGGAGGAAGATTTTAA
- the LOC130969584 gene encoding dirigent protein 23-like, with product MSHSHTLRFLFLFFCLIHAPLFSSSSQQEQEQQPHIIMLPSQPTQKKLTTLHFYYHDILEGENPTVVQIIDPSNTPNSLGTTFMMDNALTEGPELSSKQVGRAQGLFGLASIQDRGMVMLINFAFSEEGEYKGSTLSMLGRNPVMDTVREMPIVGGTRLFRFASGFAIAKSLWSISTEQHFVVEYNITISLP from the coding sequence ATGTCTCACTCTCATACTCTTAGATTCTTGTTCCTCTTCTTCTGTCTCATCCATGCACCActcttctcatcatcatcacaacaagaacaagaacaacAACCTCACATAATAATGTTACCGTCCCAACCAACACAGAAAAAACTGACGACACTGCACTTCTACTACCACGACATCCTCGAAGGAGAGAACCCCACCGTGGTCCAAATCATTGACCCTTCAAACACCCCCAACAGTCTCGGAACCACGTTCATGATGGACAATGCACTAACCGAAGGTCCAGAGCTGAGTTCAAAGCAAGTTGGAAGAGCTCAAGGGTTGTTCGGTTTGGCTTCCATACAAGACCGTGGAATGGTTATGCTCATCAACTTCGCTTTCTCCGAAGAAGGGGAATACAAAGGCAGCACTCTTAGCATGCTTGGTCGGAACCCTGTTATGGACACCGTTCGAGAAATGCCTATTGTTGGAGGCACTCGCCTCTTTCGCTTTGCTTCTGGTTTTGCTATTGCTAAGAGCCTCTGGAGTATTTCAACGGAACAACATTTTGTCGTTGAATACAACATTACTATTTCTCTTCCATAA
- the LOC130965618 gene encoding probable aquaporin TIP5-1, giving the protein MANNVTNRFHQSLTRNALRSYLAEFMSTFFYVLAVVGSGMSARKLMPDATLNPATLVVVAIANAFALSSVLYTAWDISGGHVNPAITFAMAIGGHVSVPTALFYWFAQLIASVMACLVLRVILVGMHVPTYTIAEEMTGFGASVLEGFLTFVLVYTVYAARDPRRGPLSATGPVVIGLMAGANVLAAGPFSGGSMNPACAFGSAAIGGSFRNQAVYWVGPLLGAAVAGLLYDNVVFPVTATTGVSDGLTV; this is encoded by the exons ATGGCTAACAATGTCACTAACCGGTTCCATCAATCTCTCACTCGAAATGCTCTTCGCTCTTATCTCGCCGAGTTCATGTCCACTTTCTTCTATGTTCTTGCCGTTGTTGGTTCTGGAATGTCCGCAC GGAAATTGATGCCTGATGCAACACTGAATCCGGCTACGCTTGTTGTGGTTGCCATTGCAAACGCTTTCGCCTTGTCGTCCGTGTTGTACACCGCATGGGACATCTCCGGTGGACACGTCAACCCGGCGATTACGTTTGCAATGGCAATAGGAGGCCATGTTAGTGTACCAACCGCTCTCTTTTATTGGTTTGCCCAACTTATAGCCTCTGTTATGGCTTGCCTTGTCCTTAGGGTCATCCTTGTTGGAATG cATGTTCCGACATACACAATTGCTGAAGAAATGACAGGGTTTGGAGCATCAGTACTAGAAGGTTTCTTGACATTTGTATTGGTGTACACAGTGTATGCAGCAAGGGACCCAAGACGTGGTCCATTGAGTGCTACAGGACCAGTCGTAATTGGACTCATGGCCGGTGCAAATGTGTTAGCCGCAGGTCCCTTCTCTGGAGGCTCAATGAACCCAGCATGTGCTTTCGGCTCTGCCGCCATTGGTGGCAGTTTCAGGAACCAAGCCGTGTATTGGGTTGGTCCCTTGCTTGGTGCTGCCGTCGCTGGCCTTCTTTATGACAATGTAGTCTTCCCAGTAACCGCAACAACTGGAGTTTCTGATGGACTTACTGTGTGA